The Lysobacterales bacterium sequence TCCTTGTCGTGGAAGCAGGTCTTGAACACGTCGAAGGCGCGCGCACCGACCACGCCATCGCGCGGCGCCAGTTCGATGGCACCGATCAGGCCGAAGTTGCGGATGTCGATCACGTTCGGCAGCCCCTTCAGCGAGTGGATGGCGTCCTGCCAGTACGACTCGAGTTCGATCGCTCGCTCGAACAGGTTTTCCTCGGCATAGATGTCGAGCGTCGCCAATGCCGCGGCGCAGGCGAGCGGATGGCCCGAGTAGGTGTAGCCATGGAACAGTTCGATCGCGCCTTCCGGCCCGGTCATGAAGGTGTCGTGGATCTTGCCCGACGCAATCACCGCGCCCATTGGCACCGAGCCGTTGGACAGGCCCTTGGCGCAGGTGATCAGGTCCGGCGTGACGCCGAAGCGCTGTGCCGCAAAGGCCTTGCCGACGCGGCCGAAGCCGGTGATCACCTCGTCGAAAATCAACAAGATCCCGTGCTTGTCGCAGATCTCGCGCAGGCGCTTCAGGTAACCGTCGGGCGGAATGACCACGCCAGCCGAACCGGCGATCGGTTCGACGATCACTGCGGCGATGGTGCTCGCGTCGTGCAGCGCGACCATGCGCTCGAGATCTTCGGCGAGTTCGATGCCGTGCGCGGGCAAACCTCTGCTGAAGGCGTTGCGCGCGATGTCGAGGGTGTGGCGCATGTGGTCGACGCCGGGCAGCAGCGGACCGAAGAACTTGCGGTTGTTGGGCAGACCGCCGACCGAGATGCCGCCGAAGCCGACGCCGTGATAACCCTTCTCGCGGCCGATGATGCGCGTGCGTTGTCCCTCGCCGCGCACGCGGTGATAGGCGAGTGCGATCTTCAGCGCGGTGTCGACCGATTCCGAACCGGAGTTGGTGAAGAAGACATGGTCGAGCCCCGCGGGTGCGATCGCGGCCAGTCGCTCGGCGACCTTGAATGGCAGCGGATGGCCCATCTGGAAGGTCGGCGCGAAATCCATGGTCGCGATCTGCTGCTGCACGGCGGCGACGATGCGGTCGCGTCCGTGGCCGGCGTTGCAGCACCACAGGCCGCCGGTGCCGTCGAGAATCTCGCGGCCATCGACCGATTTGTAGAACATGCCCTTGGCGGACGCGAGCAGGCGCGGCTTCGACTTGAACTGGCGATTGGCAGTGAACGGCAGCCAGAACGCGCCCATCTGCTCGGGCGACGAGGTCGCCTCGTTCGCATAGTGGCTATGGAATTGGTCGAGATCGCTGCTCATGTCCGGGCTCCGTGAAATGCCGACCACGCTAGCAGTGTCAAATAAACTTTACAACGCCGCGCCGATGTTGGACGCTCGCGGCCTGCGGTGTTCAAGATTCCGCATCATCGGAGCGTTCGGGCGTGGATATCGGTCTCAGACTGCAGGCGGTGCGCAAGGCCAAGGGCTTGAGTCAGCGCGAGCTCGCGAAACGCGTCGGCGTCACCAACAGCACGATCTCGCTGATCGAACAGAACAAGGTCAGTCCCTCGGTCAGTTCGCTGAAGAAAGTGCTCGACGGCATCCCGATGTCGCTGGCCGATTTCTTCACCGCCGACTTCGATGCCGGCGGCGCCGACAGCCCGTTCTACCAACCGGGTGAAATGCCGGACCTCGGCACGCTCGGCATCCACTACTACCTGGTCGGACAACGCCGCGCGAACCGGCAGATGACCATCCTGCGCGAAGTCATGCCCCCCGGAGCCGACACCGGCGCCGAGATGATCACCCACGAAGGCGAAGAAGGCGGCGTCGTACTCGCCGGCCAGGTCGAAATCACCGTCGGCGAATCCATCCGCACCCTCGGCCCCGGCGAAGCCTACTACTTCGAATGCCAACGCCCCCACCGCTTCCGCAACGTCGGCCAGGTCGACGTCATCATCGTCAGCGCCAGCACACCGCCGACGGTTTAGCTTTTCCTACGCCCCGCGCAGCGGGGAAAAGGTCACCCGAAGGTCAGGTGTTGGGCGCCTACACGTAGTCATCATCGAGCCTGCCGCCAGAACCACAGACTGGAACGAGCGCCGATAGCACAGCCACCTCAACCTTTAGCCACATATCAACTAGCGGACGGCGTACGGAAACGCGATTCCACCATTGAAGTCTGGCAAAGCACTGCGTGACAAGAACTCATTGTTGACGAGCTGTGTTTGGATTGCCAACGGACTAACTTGGAAGTGGTGCGCCGCATCATCCATCGCATCATCCGAAAAGTCGGAGCCCAAATGTTGGATCAAGCTTTCGATCGGACATAGAAACTCGGCGGCAAAAGCACGCTGGGCTTTCTGTCGAGAAGTCTTGGCGTCGGTCAACGGCAGCCAGCGATCATCCGCAGCAGCGAACATTTGATCACAGAGAAACCGGGCGAGCTCAAAGCGGACTGATTCATTTCCGCGCTTTCTCAAGTGCAGTGTAAGCTGCCTTGGTGCTTTGCGAACCGCGAGCCCAAAGGGCGGGCGAGAGTGCGCACTGGCCTCCACCAAGTCAGTTTTCTTGACGCCGAGTGCGTCATGCAAGGCGGTGTCGGAAATTGGACCCCCATTCAGTCCAAGCTTCCTACGCAGATGACTCGCAAGTTCCTTGCCTCGCACCCAAGCCGGTGCGCGTTGACTGCAGAAGGCTTGTGCCACTTCGTCCACGACGATGCTTGGGTTTGCATTCAGGCCAACTCCGTTTGCGGTGCGAACCGCGGACTCTAGAAGAGTTCCAACATCTTGAGAGACGCACAGAGTGGCCACCTCTTGGGCCGCATTCAATCCAGCTTGCGGAACCAGCCTTTCCAACTGATCCAACACTGAAGCTGGTCCTTCCCCGGCGTCGAAACCGGCGATGGCTTCCAAGCGCCGGTAGACAGTCAGTTCCTGATTGGCACGTTCTTCACTCAGTTCGGCCAGCAAGTCATGCAGTGGAGAATGCGAGATGCCAACCGCTTCCAAGCGCGCTATGACGCCGCCAAAGAAGTCATCGAGTACGCGCTCAAATTCGTCCGCTATCAAGACTTCGTGCGCGCTAGACAGATACTTAATCGGTCCGGGCTTCCCTTCTGGGGACGCTGCAGCCCAAACGTGGATAGCTTCTCCGTCAGAAGCGAGCAGGACTTGGGGCCAAATGTATCCATAGCCAGCCGCAGCGATCTCATGCGCCATCCTCCACGAGACGTCTGGGGTACCGTTGGGCAGTGGCTCCCACCTCAAACGCCACCAGTTCGACGCAAACCACAGTGCTAATGGGTACGCCGACAGTCGCACATCGTCGCTCACGGTCTTGGACCATTCATCGACGTTTTGGGTCAATACCTTGGGGCCGATTGCCAACTTGAGCTTTGCCCCCGTTTCTCTGACCTCTGCAGACTCATGGATGGACGACAACCATTGCCACGTAATGGCGAAGTTCATTGCGCAGCCCACCTGGACTTGACGACTTCGATCAGTGGATCGATAGGCAACATGGGATAACCGTGGTACGACCCGATTTCCGGATTCTCGAGCATGCCCTCAATTGGAATGCCATTCTTGGCCATCGCCCACACGTTCTGCGGCCAACCGTTTCGTTCCTGGACGCTGACCAACCCGCGCTCAAGAGCGCACTTCAGTAGCCGCAATGCTTCACTGCGGTGAAAGACGCCGGCATCATCGCACAGCGACTTTCCTTGGCGTGGCAGCGCAGGTGGACTCAGGCCAAAGTCGCCTGGGTTCTTCTTGTGTTCCGGATTGCCGCCGTATGATGCCGTCGCACTAAGGACGCGAAGTCGTTCAATCGATGTCGGATCGATCGGCGAAGGCCTCAGTTTTCGCTTTGGGTTTACGGTACGGCGCGGCTTCATGTCGTTGCTCCTTCTGCGCCATCTTAACCTGAGGGGGGGGGCAAAGCGGCCAAGGCCGGTCAACAACTCCACATGTGGATTTGCTTCCAGACTCATCGGCTCAGGAAGCCACGACTTCGGGTTGGGGCGCTGGCGTTCTCATTGGGCATACGCTCAACCCTACCGCAGCGCGTCGAATTTCTGCTGCAGCGTGGGGGTCCAGTCGCCGGGTTGCCAGGAGACGGCGGGGTTCTGGCAGAAGGCGAGGGCGCCGGTACCGAGCCATTGTTCGTAGCCGGAGGTTTTGATGGTGGCGAAGAGTGTCCATTGTGCGTTGCCGTCGGTTTGCAGTGGCAGGAACTCGCCGCAGATCAGGGGCTGGTTGGGGCCGTCGGGCGTGGCCAGGGTGCCGGCGCGCACGGCGCGGAATTGCGACGGCTCGGGTGGGCGATGAGCGTGGAAGTCGGTGGCGGCGGTGGTGAGCAGGGCATCGACTGCTGCACCGATCGTCGCATCCATCGTCGCAGCGGGCGGCGCGTCGGTGGCATCGCACTCCGGATTTGCGTTGCATGCGCCAAGCAACAGAAGGGTGGCGAGTGTGATCGGCAGGCGCATGGGTGTTCCTCGGGGAGGTCAGTTCAAGGTGGGGACGCCATCCGTGCCTTCGAGCCCGGCGCAGCCTACTACTTCGAATGCCTTCGCCCCCATCGCTTCCGCAACGTCGGCCAAGTCGACGTCATCATCGTCAGCGCCAGCACACCGCCGACGTTTTGAATCGGCTCCCTCCCTTGCGCGCGCAGCGCGGAGGGGAGGGTTTGGGTGGGGTGCTCTTCAGTTCGCGGAATGGCAAACGTCGCAACCCATTTCCTTCAATCGCGTCGATCTCGCTCGCGCACTTGGCCAAGGCGCCGTCGAATCACCTGGATCAGTTCGAGATCCGCACGGGCGCTGAGCAGGCCAACGGGCGAGTAGCCCGTT is a genomic window containing:
- a CDS encoding aspartate aminotransferase family protein; translation: MSSDLDQFHSHYANEATSSPEQMGAFWLPFTANRQFKSKPRLLASAKGMFYKSVDGREILDGTGGLWCCNAGHGRDRIVAAVQQQIATMDFAPTFQMGHPLPFKVAERLAAIAPAGLDHVFFTNSGSESVDTALKIALAYHRVRGEGQRTRIIGREKGYHGVGFGGISVGGLPNNRKFFGPLLPGVDHMRHTLDIARNAFSRGLPAHGIELAEDLERMVALHDASTIAAVIVEPIAGSAGVVIPPDGYLKRLREICDKHGILLIFDEVITGFGRVGKAFAAQRFGVTPDLITCAKGLSNGSVPMGAVIASGKIHDTFMTGPEGAIELFHGYTYSGHPLACAAALATLDIYAEENLFERAIELESYWQDAIHSLKGLPNVIDIRNFGLIGAIELAPRDGVVGARAFDVFKTCFHDKDLLIRTTADVIALSPPLILDKSHIDRIFSTLADTIRATA
- a CDS encoding cupin domain-containing protein, translating into MDIGLRLQAVRKAKGLSQRELAKRVGVTNSTISLIEQNKVSPSVSSLKKVLDGIPMSLADFFTADFDAGGADSPFYQPGEMPDLGTLGIHYYLVGQRRANRQMTILREVMPPGADTGAEMITHEGEEGGVVLAGQVEITVGESIRTLGPGEAYYFECQRPHRFRNVGQVDVIIVSASTPPTV